TAACCGTGGCGATAGGGGTGGATGCGGTCATGATCGGCTGTATCGTCGGGATGCTCCGCTCCCCCTTAAATGCTCCCATCGTGCAGAAAGTGATGAAACTCGATATCATAGCCGGCCTCGTAGCGATATATCTCTCCTGATTTAATCCCCCGAGAATTTCATCCATATGAGCCCATAAAAGGGGATGAAAATCCTCGTTTCTAGCTCCTAGTTCCTTACAGTTGAGAGCTATAGCCGAGCAGATAGCTATCCCTTTGTGGGGATCTATCGGTGAGATTTTATGTCGGCCCACAGGGTGACCAGTTTGCCGCCTGGCCGGACAGCCATCCCTTTTCCTCCCGGCTGCGGCAGCTTCTCCTCCAAATACTCCCCCTGATACACGCGGAAATGATCGAGCCATACATCCTCCTTCTGCTTTCGAAAGTCGATGTGAATGACCACAAACGGCGGGCTCTGGACGGTCATGTTGGGCGAGAAATAATATTCCGCCCACTCATCGGTTATCGTGAAGGTCTTGCTCGGGCCCTCCCACGTGTCGAGCTGCTCGAATTTGACGTAGAGAGGCCTCGTCTTCTCCTGTTCCGTCTTCGCCCAGAAAGCGCAGGTGTAGATCTTGCCGGCCTTCACCTCAAAGCTCGGAGAGTGAATCTCGGGGTTCCAGTCGTCAGGTCCTACGGCGTCTATCTG
This Candidatus Poribacteria bacterium DNA region includes the following protein-coding sequences:
- a CDS encoding carbohydrate binding domain-containing protein gives rise to the protein MRILKLFISLFLLLIGGMVGSYGAEIENLVSNPDFEEGTNGWKLNVGGNSAGLIKAEKGGVTGDFCLFAQIDAVGPDDWNPEIHSPSFEVKAGKIYTCAFWAKTEQEKTRPLYVKFEQLDTWEGPSKTFTITDEWAEYYFSPNMTVQSPPFVVIHIDFRKQKEDVWLDHFRVYQGEYLEEKLPQPGGKGMAVRPGGKLVTLWADIKSHR